One part of the Eriocheir sinensis breed Jianghai 21 chromosome 6, ASM2467909v1, whole genome shotgun sequence genome encodes these proteins:
- the LOC126990284 gene encoding uncharacterized protein LOC126990284 isoform X2, with the protein MLVLPNEPLLASAVHSPPCHPAMAPSHPRYTLPSFFSLFSSVTFFLLCSDILIFTKKKTMGQKVSHEKANVVVSLRAGMSRPDTLKVSYRGGGCLRRRRPIAFFTFPSTGWRCAEGIEACEAEGGLSVPLDALKYKDLSKIIQLRCGSGGRTLLKAAMPLGMFLNNLDYLHFSLHSDGRGSSGAYTVMRCNGHPCLMAARPPMWHRPNGGKEASAPTRASVTPAGGAGGITKASNTKAGDATHITKASNTKAGDVTHITKASNTKAGDVTHITKASHTKAGDVTHITKASHTKAGDVTHITKASNTKAGDVTHITKASHTKAGDVTHITKASHTKAGDATHITKASHTKAGDVTHITKASNTKAGDVTHITKASHTKAGDVTHITKASHTRAGDVTHITKASHTKAGDGTHITKASHTPGSPHHTLRRRKTKKPNLRAHGRDTATPKRHDAPYTWTDVFVDVTAICAAVLSGVLAYYTR; encoded by the exons GTCCTCCCCAACGAACCCCTTCTCGCCTCTGCAGTACACTCCCCGCCCTGCCACCCTGCCATGGCTCCCTCACACCCCCGTTACACcctaccctcttttttttctcttttctcttcggtcacctttttccttctctgctctGATATTTTGATAttcacaaagaaaaaaacaatgggaCAAAAAGTCTCTCACGAAAAAGCGAACGTGGTCGTGAGCCTGCGAGCAGGCATGAGCAGGCCGGACACCTTGAAGGTGTCTTACAGGGGCGGCGGCTGCCTCAGGAGGCGGCGGCCGATCGCCTTCTTTACCTTCCCCAGCACCGGCTGGCGGTGCGCCGAGGGGATAGAGGCGTGCGAGGCGGAGGGGGGATTGAGCGTGCCGTTGGACGCGCTCAAATATAAGGACCTCAGCAAGATCATCCAGCTGCGCTGCGGGTCTGGCGGGAGGACCCTGCTGAAGGCAGCGATGCCGCTGGGGATGTTCCTCAACAACCTCGACTACCTGCACTTCTCGTTACACTCTGACGGCAGGGGCTCCAGCGGCGCCTACACCGTCATGCGGTGCAACGGGCACCCCTGCCTTATGGCGGCGCGGCCCCCGATGTGGCACCGGCCAAATGGCGGGAAGGAAGCCAGTGCCCCCACCAGGGCCTCAGTTACCCCAGCAGGTGGTGCCGGAGGCATCACCAAGGCTTCAAACACCAAGGCAGGTGATGCCACACACATCACCAAGGCTTCAAACACCAAGGCAGGTGATGTCACACACATCACCAAGGCTTCAAACACCAAGGCAGGTGATGTCACACACATCACCAAGGCTTCACACACCAAGGCAGGTGATGTCACACACATCACCAAGGCTTCACACACCAAGGCAGGTGATGTCACACACATCACCAAGGCTTCAAACACCAAGGCAGGTGATGTCACACACATCACCAAGGCTTCACACACCAAGGCAG GTGATGTCACACACATCACCAAGGCTTCACACACCAAGGCAGGTGATGCCACACACATCACCAAGGCTTCACACACCAAGGCAGGTGATGTCACACACATCACCAAGGCTTCAAACACCAAGGCAGGTGATGTCACACACATCACCAAGGCTTCACACACCAAGGCAGGTGATGTCACACACATCACCAAGGCTTCACACACCAGGGCAG GTGATGTCACACACATCACCAAGGCTTCACACACCAAGGCAGGTGATGGCACACACATCACCAAAGCTTCACACACCCCGGGCTCCCCTCACCACACACTCCGCCGTCGGAAAACCAAGAAACCCAATCTTCGCGCCCACGGCAGGGACACGGCGACTCCCAAGAGACACGATGCGCCGTACACATGGACGGACGTGTTCGTGGACGTCACGGCGATCTGTGCCGCCGTCTTGTCCGGCGTCCTGGCGTACTACACGCGTTAG
- the LOC126990284 gene encoding uncharacterized protein LOC126990284 isoform X35, with translation MLVLPNEPLLASAVHSPPCHPAMAPSHPRYTLPSFFSLFSSVTFFLLCSDILIFTKKKTMGQKVSHEKANVVVSLRAGMSRPDTLKVSYRGGGCLRRRRPIAFFTFPSTGWRCAEGIEACEAEGGLSVPLDALKYKDLSKIIQLRCGSGGRTLLKAAMPLGMFLNNLDYLHFSLHSDGRGSSGAYTVMRCNGHPCLMAARPPMWHRPNGGKEASAPTRASVTPAGGAGGITKASNTKAGDVTHITKASNTKAGDATHITKASHTKAGDVTHITKASNTKAGDVTHITKASHTKAGDVTHITKASHTRAGDVTHITKASHTKAGDGTHITKASHTPGSPHHTLRRRKTKKPNLRAHGRDTATPKRHDAPYTWTDVFVDVTAICAAVLSGVLAYYTR, from the exons GTCCTCCCCAACGAACCCCTTCTCGCCTCTGCAGTACACTCCCCGCCCTGCCACCCTGCCATGGCTCCCTCACACCCCCGTTACACcctaccctcttttttttctcttttctcttcggtcacctttttccttctctgctctGATATTTTGATAttcacaaagaaaaaaacaatgggaCAAAAAGTCTCTCACGAAAAAGCGAACGTGGTCGTGAGCCTGCGAGCAGGCATGAGCAGGCCGGACACCTTGAAGGTGTCTTACAGGGGCGGCGGCTGCCTCAGGAGGCGGCGGCCGATCGCCTTCTTTACCTTCCCCAGCACCGGCTGGCGGTGCGCCGAGGGGATAGAGGCGTGCGAGGCGGAGGGGGGATTGAGCGTGCCGTTGGACGCGCTCAAATATAAGGACCTCAGCAAGATCATCCAGCTGCGCTGCGGGTCTGGCGGGAGGACCCTGCTGAAGGCAGCGATGCCGCTGGGGATGTTCCTCAACAACCTCGACTACCTGCACTTCTCGTTACACTCTGACGGCAGGGGCTCCAGCGGCGCCTACACCGTCATGCGGTGCAACGGGCACCCCTGCCTTATGGCGGCGCGGCCCCCGATGTGGCACCGGCCAAATGGCGGGAAGGAAGCCAGTGCCCCCACCAGGGCCTCAGTTACCCCAGCAGGTGGTGCCGGAGGCATCACCAAGGCTTCAAACACCAAGGCAG GTGATGTCACACACATCACCAAGGCTTCAAACACCAAGGCAG GTGATGCCACACACATCACCAAGGCTTCACACACCAAGGCAGGTGATGTCACACACATCACCAAGGCTTCAAACACCAAGGCAGGTGATGTCACACACATCACCAAGGCTTCACACACCAAGGCAGGTGATGTCACACACATCACCAAGGCTTCACACACCAGGGCAG GTGATGTCACACACATCACCAAGGCTTCACACACCAAGGCAGGTGATGGCACACACATCACCAAAGCTTCACACACCCCGGGCTCCCCTCACCACACACTCCGCCGTCGGAAAACCAAGAAACCCAATCTTCGCGCCCACGGCAGGGACACGGCGACTCCCAAGAGACACGATGCGCCGTACACATGGACGGACGTGTTCGTGGACGTCACGGCGATCTGTGCCGCCGTCTTGTCCGGCGTCCTGGCGTACTACACGCGTTAG
- the LOC126990284 gene encoding uncharacterized protein LOC126990284 isoform X11, with amino-acid sequence MLVLPNEPLLASAVHSPPCHPAMAPSHPRYTLPSFFSLFSSVTFFLLCSDILIFTKKKTMGQKVSHEKANVVVSLRAGMSRPDTLKVSYRGGGCLRRRRPIAFFTFPSTGWRCAEGIEACEAEGGLSVPLDALKYKDLSKIIQLRCGSGGRTLLKAAMPLGMFLNNLDYLHFSLHSDGRGSSGAYTVMRCNGHPCLMAARPPMWHRPNGGKEASAPTRASVTPAGGAGGITKASNTKAGDATHITKASNTKAGDVTHITKASNTKAGDVTHITKASHTKAGDVTHITKASNTKAGDVTHITKASHTKAGDATHITKASHTKAGDVTHITKASNTKAGDVTHITKASHTKAGDVTHITKASHTRAGDVTHITKASHTKAGDGTHITKASHTPGSPHHTLRRRKTKKPNLRAHGRDTATPKRHDAPYTWTDVFVDVTAICAAVLSGVLAYYTR; translated from the exons GTCCTCCCCAACGAACCCCTTCTCGCCTCTGCAGTACACTCCCCGCCCTGCCACCCTGCCATGGCTCCCTCACACCCCCGTTACACcctaccctcttttttttctcttttctcttcggtcacctttttccttctctgctctGATATTTTGATAttcacaaagaaaaaaacaatgggaCAAAAAGTCTCTCACGAAAAAGCGAACGTGGTCGTGAGCCTGCGAGCAGGCATGAGCAGGCCGGACACCTTGAAGGTGTCTTACAGGGGCGGCGGCTGCCTCAGGAGGCGGCGGCCGATCGCCTTCTTTACCTTCCCCAGCACCGGCTGGCGGTGCGCCGAGGGGATAGAGGCGTGCGAGGCGGAGGGGGGATTGAGCGTGCCGTTGGACGCGCTCAAATATAAGGACCTCAGCAAGATCATCCAGCTGCGCTGCGGGTCTGGCGGGAGGACCCTGCTGAAGGCAGCGATGCCGCTGGGGATGTTCCTCAACAACCTCGACTACCTGCACTTCTCGTTACACTCTGACGGCAGGGGCTCCAGCGGCGCCTACACCGTCATGCGGTGCAACGGGCACCCCTGCCTTATGGCGGCGCGGCCCCCGATGTGGCACCGGCCAAATGGCGGGAAGGAAGCCAGTGCCCCCACCAGGGCCTCAGTTACCCCAGCAGGTGGTGCCGGAGGCATCACCAAGGCTTCAAACACCAAGGCAGGTGATGCCACACACATCACCAAGGCTTCAAACACCAAGGCAGGTGATGTCACACACATCACCAAGGCTTCAAACACCAAGGCAG GTGATGTCACACACATCACCAAGGCTTCACACACCAAGGCAGGTGATGTCACACACATCACCAAGGCTTCAAACACCAAGGCAG GTGATGTCACACACATCACCAAGGCTTCACACACCAAGGCAGGTGATGCCACACACATCACCAAGGCTTCACACACCAAGGCAGGTGATGTCACACACATCACCAAGGCTTCAAACACCAAGGCAGGTGATGTCACACACATCACCAAGGCTTCACACACCAAGGCAGGTGATGTCACACACATCACCAAGGCTTCACACACCAGGGCAG GTGATGTCACACACATCACCAAGGCTTCACACACCAAGGCAGGTGATGGCACACACATCACCAAAGCTTCACACACCCCGGGCTCCCCTCACCACACACTCCGCCGTCGGAAAACCAAGAAACCCAATCTTCGCGCCCACGGCAGGGACACGGCGACTCCCAAGAGACACGATGCGCCGTACACATGGACGGACGTGTTCGTGGACGTCACGGCGATCTGTGCCGCCGTCTTGTCCGGCGTCCTGGCGTACTACACGCGTTAG
- the LOC126990284 gene encoding uncharacterized protein LOC126990284 isoform X8 — MLVLPNEPLLASAVHSPPCHPAMAPSHPRYTLPSFFSLFSSVTFFLLCSDILIFTKKKTMGQKVSHEKANVVVSLRAGMSRPDTLKVSYRGGGCLRRRRPIAFFTFPSTGWRCAEGIEACEAEGGLSVPLDALKYKDLSKIIQLRCGSGGRTLLKAAMPLGMFLNNLDYLHFSLHSDGRGSSGAYTVMRCNGHPCLMAARPPMWHRPNGGKEASAPTRASVTPAGGAGGITKASNTKAGDATHITKASNTKAGDVTHITKASNTKAGDVTHITKASHTKAGDVTHITKASHTKAGDVTHITKASHTKAGDATHITKASHTKAGDVTHITKASNTKAGDVTHITKASHTKAGDVTHITKASHTRAGDVTHITKASHTKAGDGTHITKASHTPGSPHHTLRRRKTKKPNLRAHGRDTATPKRHDAPYTWTDVFVDVTAICAAVLSGVLAYYTR, encoded by the exons GTCCTCCCCAACGAACCCCTTCTCGCCTCTGCAGTACACTCCCCGCCCTGCCACCCTGCCATGGCTCCCTCACACCCCCGTTACACcctaccctcttttttttctcttttctcttcggtcacctttttccttctctgctctGATATTTTGATAttcacaaagaaaaaaacaatgggaCAAAAAGTCTCTCACGAAAAAGCGAACGTGGTCGTGAGCCTGCGAGCAGGCATGAGCAGGCCGGACACCTTGAAGGTGTCTTACAGGGGCGGCGGCTGCCTCAGGAGGCGGCGGCCGATCGCCTTCTTTACCTTCCCCAGCACCGGCTGGCGGTGCGCCGAGGGGATAGAGGCGTGCGAGGCGGAGGGGGGATTGAGCGTGCCGTTGGACGCGCTCAAATATAAGGACCTCAGCAAGATCATCCAGCTGCGCTGCGGGTCTGGCGGGAGGACCCTGCTGAAGGCAGCGATGCCGCTGGGGATGTTCCTCAACAACCTCGACTACCTGCACTTCTCGTTACACTCTGACGGCAGGGGCTCCAGCGGCGCCTACACCGTCATGCGGTGCAACGGGCACCCCTGCCTTATGGCGGCGCGGCCCCCGATGTGGCACCGGCCAAATGGCGGGAAGGAAGCCAGTGCCCCCACCAGGGCCTCAGTTACCCCAGCAGGTGGTGCCGGAGGCATCACCAAGGCTTCAAACACCAAGGCAGGTGATGCCACACACATCACCAAGGCTTCAAACACCAAGGCAGGTGATGTCACACACATCACCAAGGCTTCAAACACCAAGGCAGGTGATGTCACACACATCACCAAGGCTTCACACACCAAGGCAGGTGATGTCACACACATCACCAAGGCTTCACACACCAAGGCAG GTGATGTCACACACATCACCAAGGCTTCACACACCAAGGCAGGTGATGCCACACACATCACCAAGGCTTCACACACCAAGGCAGGTGATGTCACACACATCACCAAGGCTTCAAACACCAAGGCAGGTGATGTCACACACATCACCAAGGCTTCACACACCAAGGCAGGTGATGTCACACACATCACCAAGGCTTCACACACCAGGGCAG GTGATGTCACACACATCACCAAGGCTTCACACACCAAGGCAGGTGATGGCACACACATCACCAAAGCTTCACACACCCCGGGCTCCCCTCACCACACACTCCGCCGTCGGAAAACCAAGAAACCCAATCTTCGCGCCCACGGCAGGGACACGGCGACTCCCAAGAGACACGATGCGCCGTACACATGGACGGACGTGTTCGTGGACGTCACGGCGATCTGTGCCGCCGTCTTGTCCGGCGTCCTGGCGTACTACACGCGTTAG
- the LOC126990284 gene encoding uncharacterized protein LOC126990284 isoform X32 yields the protein MLVLPNEPLLASAVHSPPCHPAMAPSHPRYTLPSFFSLFSSVTFFLLCSDILIFTKKKTMGQKVSHEKANVVVSLRAGMSRPDTLKVSYRGGGCLRRRRPIAFFTFPSTGWRCAEGIEACEAEGGLSVPLDALKYKDLSKIIQLRCGSGGRTLLKAAMPLGMFLNNLDYLHFSLHSDGRGSSGAYTVMRCNGHPCLMAARPPMWHRPNGGKEASAPTRASVTPAGGAGGITKASNTKAGDVTHITKASHTKAGDATHITKASHTKAGDVTHITKASNTKAGDVTHITKASHTKAGDVTHITKASHTRAGDVTHITKASHTKAGDGTHITKASHTPGSPHHTLRRRKTKKPNLRAHGRDTATPKRHDAPYTWTDVFVDVTAICAAVLSGVLAYYTR from the exons GTCCTCCCCAACGAACCCCTTCTCGCCTCTGCAGTACACTCCCCGCCCTGCCACCCTGCCATGGCTCCCTCACACCCCCGTTACACcctaccctcttttttttctcttttctcttcggtcacctttttccttctctgctctGATATTTTGATAttcacaaagaaaaaaacaatgggaCAAAAAGTCTCTCACGAAAAAGCGAACGTGGTCGTGAGCCTGCGAGCAGGCATGAGCAGGCCGGACACCTTGAAGGTGTCTTACAGGGGCGGCGGCTGCCTCAGGAGGCGGCGGCCGATCGCCTTCTTTACCTTCCCCAGCACCGGCTGGCGGTGCGCCGAGGGGATAGAGGCGTGCGAGGCGGAGGGGGGATTGAGCGTGCCGTTGGACGCGCTCAAATATAAGGACCTCAGCAAGATCATCCAGCTGCGCTGCGGGTCTGGCGGGAGGACCCTGCTGAAGGCAGCGATGCCGCTGGGGATGTTCCTCAACAACCTCGACTACCTGCACTTCTCGTTACACTCTGACGGCAGGGGCTCCAGCGGCGCCTACACCGTCATGCGGTGCAACGGGCACCCCTGCCTTATGGCGGCGCGGCCCCCGATGTGGCACCGGCCAAATGGCGGGAAGGAAGCCAGTGCCCCCACCAGGGCCTCAGTTACCCCAGCAGGTGGTGCCGGAGGCATCACCAAGGCTTCAAACACCAAGGCAG GTGATGTCACACACATCACCAAGGCTTCACACACCAAGGCAGGTGATGCCACACACATCACCAAGGCTTCACACACCAAGGCAGGTGATGTCACACACATCACCAAGGCTTCAAACACCAAGGCAGGTGATGTCACACACATCACCAAGGCTTCACACACCAAGGCAGGTGATGTCACACACATCACCAAGGCTTCACACACCAGGGCAG GTGATGTCACACACATCACCAAGGCTTCACACACCAAGGCAGGTGATGGCACACACATCACCAAAGCTTCACACACCCCGGGCTCCCCTCACCACACACTCCGCCGTCGGAAAACCAAGAAACCCAATCTTCGCGCCCACGGCAGGGACACGGCGACTCCCAAGAGACACGATGCGCCGTACACATGGACGGACGTGTTCGTGGACGTCACGGCGATCTGTGCCGCCGTCTTGTCCGGCGTCCTGGCGTACTACACGCGTTAG
- the LOC126990284 gene encoding uncharacterized protein LOC126990284 isoform X1, producing MLVLPNEPLLASAVHSPPCHPAMAPSHPRYTLPSFFSLFSSVTFFLLCSDILIFTKKKTMGQKVSHEKANVVVSLRAGMSRPDTLKVSYRGGGCLRRRRPIAFFTFPSTGWRCAEGIEACEAEGGLSVPLDALKYKDLSKIIQLRCGSGGRTLLKAAMPLGMFLNNLDYLHFSLHSDGRGSSGAYTVMRCNGHPCLMAARPPMWHRPNGGKEASAPTRASVTPAGGAGGITKASNTKAGDATHITKASNTKAGDVTHITKASNTKAGDVTHITKASHTKAGDVTHITKASHTKAGDVTHITKASNTKAGDVTHITKASHTKAGDVTHITKASHTKAGDVTHITKASHTKAGDATHITKASHTKAGDVTHITKASNTKAGDVTHITKASHTKAGDVTHITKASHTRAGDVTHITKASHTKAGDGTHITKASHTPGSPHHTLRRRKTKKPNLRAHGRDTATPKRHDAPYTWTDVFVDVTAICAAVLSGVLAYYTR from the exons GTCCTCCCCAACGAACCCCTTCTCGCCTCTGCAGTACACTCCCCGCCCTGCCACCCTGCCATGGCTCCCTCACACCCCCGTTACACcctaccctcttttttttctcttttctcttcggtcacctttttccttctctgctctGATATTTTGATAttcacaaagaaaaaaacaatgggaCAAAAAGTCTCTCACGAAAAAGCGAACGTGGTCGTGAGCCTGCGAGCAGGCATGAGCAGGCCGGACACCTTGAAGGTGTCTTACAGGGGCGGCGGCTGCCTCAGGAGGCGGCGGCCGATCGCCTTCTTTACCTTCCCCAGCACCGGCTGGCGGTGCGCCGAGGGGATAGAGGCGTGCGAGGCGGAGGGGGGATTGAGCGTGCCGTTGGACGCGCTCAAATATAAGGACCTCAGCAAGATCATCCAGCTGCGCTGCGGGTCTGGCGGGAGGACCCTGCTGAAGGCAGCGATGCCGCTGGGGATGTTCCTCAACAACCTCGACTACCTGCACTTCTCGTTACACTCTGACGGCAGGGGCTCCAGCGGCGCCTACACCGTCATGCGGTGCAACGGGCACCCCTGCCTTATGGCGGCGCGGCCCCCGATGTGGCACCGGCCAAATGGCGGGAAGGAAGCCAGTGCCCCCACCAGGGCCTCAGTTACCCCAGCAGGTGGTGCCGGAGGCATCACCAAGGCTTCAAACACCAAGGCAGGTGATGCCACACACATCACCAAGGCTTCAAACACCAAGGCAGGTGATGTCACACACATCACCAAGGCTTCAAACACCAAGGCAGGTGATGTCACACACATCACCAAGGCTTCACACACCAAGGCAGGTGATGTCACACACATCACCAAGGCTTCACACACCAAGGCAGGTGATGTCACACACATCACCAAGGCTTCAAACACCAAGGCAGGTGATGTCACACACATCACCAAGGCTTCACACACCAAGGCAGGTGATGTCACACACATCACCAAGGCTTCACACACCAAGGCAG GTGATGTCACACACATCACCAAGGCTTCACACACCAAGGCAGGTGATGCCACACACATCACCAAGGCTTCACACACCAAGGCAGGTGATGTCACACACATCACCAAGGCTTCAAACACCAAGGCAGGTGATGTCACACACATCACCAAGGCTTCACACACCAAGGCAGGTGATGTCACACACATCACCAAGGCTTCACACACCAGGGCAG GTGATGTCACACACATCACCAAGGCTTCACACACCAAGGCAGGTGATGGCACACACATCACCAAAGCTTCACACACCCCGGGCTCCCCTCACCACACACTCCGCCGTCGGAAAACCAAGAAACCCAATCTTCGCGCCCACGGCAGGGACACGGCGACTCCCAAGAGACACGATGCGCCGTACACATGGACGGACGTGTTCGTGGACGTCACGGCGATCTGTGCCGCCGTCTTGTCCGGCGTCCTGGCGTACTACACGCGTTAG
- the LOC126990284 gene encoding uncharacterized protein LOC126990284 isoform X33 yields MLVLPNEPLLASAVHSPPCHPAMAPSHPRYTLPSFFSLFSSVTFFLLCSDILIFTKKKTMGQKVSHEKANVVVSLRAGMSRPDTLKVSYRGGGCLRRRRPIAFFTFPSTGWRCAEGIEACEAEGGLSVPLDALKYKDLSKIIQLRCGSGGRTLLKAAMPLGMFLNNLDYLHFSLHSDGRGSSGAYTVMRCNGHPCLMAARPPMWHRPNGGKEASAPTRASVTPAGGAGGITKASNTKAGDATHITKASNTKAGDVTHITKASNTKAGDATHITKASHTKAGDVTHITKASHTKAGDVTHITKASHTRAGDVTHITKASHTKAGDGTHITKASHTPGSPHHTLRRRKTKKPNLRAHGRDTATPKRHDAPYTWTDVFVDVTAICAAVLSGVLAYYTR; encoded by the exons GTCCTCCCCAACGAACCCCTTCTCGCCTCTGCAGTACACTCCCCGCCCTGCCACCCTGCCATGGCTCCCTCACACCCCCGTTACACcctaccctcttttttttctcttttctcttcggtcacctttttccttctctgctctGATATTTTGATAttcacaaagaaaaaaacaatgggaCAAAAAGTCTCTCACGAAAAAGCGAACGTGGTCGTGAGCCTGCGAGCAGGCATGAGCAGGCCGGACACCTTGAAGGTGTCTTACAGGGGCGGCGGCTGCCTCAGGAGGCGGCGGCCGATCGCCTTCTTTACCTTCCCCAGCACCGGCTGGCGGTGCGCCGAGGGGATAGAGGCGTGCGAGGCGGAGGGGGGATTGAGCGTGCCGTTGGACGCGCTCAAATATAAGGACCTCAGCAAGATCATCCAGCTGCGCTGCGGGTCTGGCGGGAGGACCCTGCTGAAGGCAGCGATGCCGCTGGGGATGTTCCTCAACAACCTCGACTACCTGCACTTCTCGTTACACTCTGACGGCAGGGGCTCCAGCGGCGCCTACACCGTCATGCGGTGCAACGGGCACCCCTGCCTTATGGCGGCGCGGCCCCCGATGTGGCACCGGCCAAATGGCGGGAAGGAAGCCAGTGCCCCCACCAGGGCCTCAGTTACCCCAGCAGGTGGTGCCGGAGGCATCACCAAGGCTTCAAACACCAAGGCAGGTGATGCCACACACATCACCAAGGCTTCAAACACCAAGGCAGGTGATGTCACACACATCACCAAGGCTTCAAACACCAAGGCAG GTGATGCCACACACATCACCAAGGCTTCACACACCAAGGCAG GTGATGTCACACACATCACCAAGGCTTCACACACCAAGGCAGGTGATGTCACACACATCACCAAGGCTTCACACACCAGGGCAG GTGATGTCACACACATCACCAAGGCTTCACACACCAAGGCAGGTGATGGCACACACATCACCAAAGCTTCACACACCCCGGGCTCCCCTCACCACACACTCCGCCGTCGGAAAACCAAGAAACCCAATCTTCGCGCCCACGGCAGGGACACGGCGACTCCCAAGAGACACGATGCGCCGTACACATGGACGGACGTGTTCGTGGACGTCACGGCGATCTGTGCCGCCGTCTTGTCCGGCGTCCTGGCGTACTACACGCGTTAG
- the LOC126990284 gene encoding uncharacterized protein LOC126990284 isoform X27: MLVLPNEPLLASAVHSPPCHPAMAPSHPRYTLPSFFSLFSSVTFFLLCSDILIFTKKKTMGQKVSHEKANVVVSLRAGMSRPDTLKVSYRGGGCLRRRRPIAFFTFPSTGWRCAEGIEACEAEGGLSVPLDALKYKDLSKIIQLRCGSGGRTLLKAAMPLGMFLNNLDYLHFSLHSDGRGSSGAYTVMRCNGHPCLMAARPPMWHRPNGGKEASAPTRASVTPAGGAGGITKASNTKAGDVTHITKASHTKAGDVTHITKASHTKAGDATHITKASHTKAGDVTHITKASNTKAGDVTHITKASHTKAGDVTHITKASHTRAGDVTHITKASHTKAGDGTHITKASHTPGSPHHTLRRRKTKKPNLRAHGRDTATPKRHDAPYTWTDVFVDVTAICAAVLSGVLAYYTR; encoded by the exons GTCCTCCCCAACGAACCCCTTCTCGCCTCTGCAGTACACTCCCCGCCCTGCCACCCTGCCATGGCTCCCTCACACCCCCGTTACACcctaccctcttttttttctcttttctcttcggtcacctttttccttctctgctctGATATTTTGATAttcacaaagaaaaaaacaatgggaCAAAAAGTCTCTCACGAAAAAGCGAACGTGGTCGTGAGCCTGCGAGCAGGCATGAGCAGGCCGGACACCTTGAAGGTGTCTTACAGGGGCGGCGGCTGCCTCAGGAGGCGGCGGCCGATCGCCTTCTTTACCTTCCCCAGCACCGGCTGGCGGTGCGCCGAGGGGATAGAGGCGTGCGAGGCGGAGGGGGGATTGAGCGTGCCGTTGGACGCGCTCAAATATAAGGACCTCAGCAAGATCATCCAGCTGCGCTGCGGGTCTGGCGGGAGGACCCTGCTGAAGGCAGCGATGCCGCTGGGGATGTTCCTCAACAACCTCGACTACCTGCACTTCTCGTTACACTCTGACGGCAGGGGCTCCAGCGGCGCCTACACCGTCATGCGGTGCAACGGGCACCCCTGCCTTATGGCGGCGCGGCCCCCGATGTGGCACCGGCCAAATGGCGGGAAGGAAGCCAGTGCCCCCACCAGGGCCTCAGTTACCCCAGCAGGTGGTGCCGGAGGCATCACCAAGGCTTCAAACACCAAGGCAG GTGATGTCACACACATCACCAAGGCTTCACACACCAAGGCAG GTGATGTCACACACATCACCAAGGCTTCACACACCAAGGCAGGTGATGCCACACACATCACCAAGGCTTCACACACCAAGGCAGGTGATGTCACACACATCACCAAGGCTTCAAACACCAAGGCAGGTGATGTCACACACATCACCAAGGCTTCACACACCAAGGCAGGTGATGTCACACACATCACCAAGGCTTCACACACCAGGGCAG GTGATGTCACACACATCACCAAGGCTTCACACACCAAGGCAGGTGATGGCACACACATCACCAAAGCTTCACACACCCCGGGCTCCCCTCACCACACACTCCGCCGTCGGAAAACCAAGAAACCCAATCTTCGCGCCCACGGCAGGGACACGGCGACTCCCAAGAGACACGATGCGCCGTACACATGGACGGACGTGTTCGTGGACGTCACGGCGATCTGTGCCGCCGTCTTGTCCGGCGTCCTGGCGTACTACACGCGTTAG